The following coding sequences lie in one Arabidopsis thaliana chromosome 3, partial sequence genomic window:
- a CDS encoding TRAM, LAG1 and CLN8 (TLC) lipid-sensing domain containing protein — MEPITYSKDLPLFFSIFIFVYLLGYLFIFKKWTPETRPLASSCLISLLHGVSAVVLATNALLSDPNRGFSSVNTQSQNSILDFSSAYFLADLVHLAVFPSPAGGDSLFAAHHLAVLFVFLTCRYMVAHGACALLALLVVAEATSACQNTWTLADARGKDAPLAVSLHRFVTVPFYASYSVCRCVLAPLLIVKMTWFYVSGGADDVIPRWVWVSWTVVIVTAVTVSILWIWNLWVLFFQERYSKFTKKVRWPKAKRRHYCATSCSFVSKHGKL, encoded by the exons ATGGAACCAATTACTTATTCCAAAGATCTTCCATTATTCTTCtcaatcttcatcttcgtTTATCTTCTCGGTTActtattcattttcaaaaaatggaCTCCGGAGACTCGTCCTTTAGCTTCCAGCTGTTTAATCTCCCTCCTCCACGGCGTCTCCGCCGTCGTCCTCGCCACGAACGCCTTACTCTCCGATCCTAACCGTGGATTCTCCTCCGTCAACACCCAATCTCAAAACTCAATTCTCGATTTCAGCTCCGCTTATTTCCTCGCTGATCTCGTCCACCTTGCCGTGTTTCCTTCTCCCGCCGGCGGAGACTCGCTTTTCGCCGCTCATCACCTCGCCGTGCTTTTCGTTTTCCTCACCTGCCGTTACATGGTTGCTCACGGCGCCTGCGCTCTGCTCGCGCTGCTAGTCGTCGCGGAGGCCACGAGCGCGTGTCAGAACACGTGGACGCTCGCGGATGCGCGTGGGAAAGACGCGCCTCTAGCGGTGAGTTTGCACCGGTTCGTTACGGTGCCGTTTTACGCGTCCTATAGCGTCTGCAGGTGCGTTCTAGCGCCGTTGCTTATCGTTAAGATGACGTGGTTTTACGTCAGCGGAGGCGCTGATGACGTCATACCCAGATGGGTTTGGGTTTCGTGGACCGTTGTTATTGTTACTGCCGTTACCGTTAGTATCCTTTGGATTTGGAATTTGTGGGTACTGTTTTTTCAGGAAAGATATTCCAAATTTACCAAAAAGGTTag GTGGCCAAAGGCGAAACGGAGACACTATTGTGCAACAAGTTGTTCATTTGTTTCCAAACATGGTAAGCTGTAG
- the PHB4 gene encoding prohibitin 4 (prohibitin 4 (PHB4); INVOLVED IN: response to stress; LOCATED IN: in 6 components; EXPRESSED IN: 28 plant structures; EXPRESSED DURING: 13 growth stages; CONTAINS InterPro DOMAIN/s: Prohibitin (InterPro:IPR000163), Band 7 protein (InterPro:IPR001107); BEST Arabidopsis thaliana protein match is: prohibitin 3 (TAIR:AT5G40770.1); Has 5142 Blast hits to 5142 proteins in 1589 species: Archae - 203; Bacteria - 3017; Metazoa - 622; Fungi - 283; Plants - 261; Viruses - 12; Other Eukaryotes - 744 (source: NCBI BLink).), whose product MGSQQVAISFLTNLAKAAFGLGVAATALNSSLYTVDGGERAVLFDRFRGVLDQTVGEGTHFLIPYLQTPHIYDIRTKPHTFSSKSGTKDLQMVNLTLRVLFRPEVSRLPYIFQTLGLEYDEKVLPSIGNEVLKAVVANFNADQLLTERPQVSALVRDALIKRAREFNIELDDIAITHLSYGAEFSRAVEAKQVAQQEAERSKFVVMKADQERRAAVIRAEGESEAAQLISDATAKAGMGLIELRRIEASREVAATLARSPNVAYLPGGQSMLFNLNPGR is encoded by the exons atgggaaGTCAACAAGTAGCGATTTCGTTTCTGACGAACTTGGCGAAGGCGGCGTTTGGGTTAGGTGTGGCGGCGACGGCACTAAACTCGTCGCTCTACACTGTTGATGGTGGCGAGAGAGCTGTTTTGTTCGATCGATTCAGGGGAGTGTTGGATCAGACCGTCGGCGAAGGGACTCATTTCTTGATCCCGTATCTCCAGACGCCGCACATATACGATATTCGTACGAAACCTCACACTTTCTCCTCCAAATCTGGTACTAAGGATCTTCAGATGGTTAATCTCACCCTTCGTGTTCTCTTTCGCCCTGAG GTTTCGCGTCTCCCGTACATTTTCCAAACATTGGGTCTTGAATACGATGAGAAGGTTCTTCCATCGATTGGAAATGAGGTCTTGAAAGCTGTGGTTGCTAATTTCAATGCTGATCAGCTCCTCACTGAGCGTCCTCAAGTATCAGCACTTGTTCGTGATGCTCTTATCAAGCGTGCCAGGGAATTTAACATTGAGCTCGACGACATAGCCATTACTCACTTATCGTACGGTGCTGAGTTCTCGAGGGCAGTGGAGGCGAAGCAAGTGGCTCAGCAGGAAGCTGAAAGGTCAAAGTTTGTGGTGATGAAGGCTGATCAAGAGAGGAGAGCTGCGGTTATAAGAGCAGAAGGTGAGAGTGAAGCTGCTCAGTTGATATCAGATGCAACAGCTAAAGCAGGAATGGGACTAATTGAGCTTAGGAGGATTGAAGCTTCAAGGGAGGTTGCGGCTACTCTGGCTAGGTCTCCGAACGTGGCTTACTTACCTGGTGGACAAAGCATGCTCTTTAATCTGAACCCTGGTCGTTGA
- a CDS encoding TRAM, LAG1 and CLN8 (TLC) lipid-sensing domain containing protein (TRAM, LAG1 and CLN8 (TLC) lipid-sensing domain containing protein; FUNCTIONS IN: molecular_function unknown; INVOLVED IN: biological_process unknown; LOCATED IN: endomembrane system, integral to membrane; EXPRESSED IN: embryo, leaf whorl, sperm cell, flower, seed; EXPRESSED DURING: F mature embryo stage, petal differentiation and expansion stage, E expanded cotyledon stage, D bilateral stage; CONTAINS InterPro DOMAIN/s: TRAM/LAG1/CLN8 homology domain (InterPro:IPR006634); BEST Arabidopsis thaliana protein match is: DNA-binding storekeeper protein-related (TAIR:AT5G14280.1); Has 78 Blast hits to 78 proteins in 19 species: Archae - 0; Bacteria - 0; Metazoa - 0; Fungi - 0; Plants - 74; Viruses - 0; Other Eukaryotes - 4 (source: NCBI BLink).) — MEPITYSKDLPLFFSIFIFVYLLGYLFIFKKWTPETRPLASSCLISLLHGVSAVVLATNALLSDPNRGFSSVNTQSQNSILDFSSAYFLADLVHLAVFPSPAGGDSLFAAHHLAVLFVFLTCRYMVAHGACALLALLVVAEATSACQNTWTLADARGKDAPLAVSLHRFVTVPFYASYSVCRCVLAPLLIVKMTWFYVSGGADDVIPRWVWVSWTVVIVTAVTVSILWIWNLWVLFFQERYSKFTKKVR, encoded by the coding sequence ATGGAACCAATTACTTATTCCAAAGATCTTCCATTATTCTTCtcaatcttcatcttcgtTTATCTTCTCGGTTActtattcattttcaaaaaatggaCTCCGGAGACTCGTCCTTTAGCTTCCAGCTGTTTAATCTCCCTCCTCCACGGCGTCTCCGCCGTCGTCCTCGCCACGAACGCCTTACTCTCCGATCCTAACCGTGGATTCTCCTCCGTCAACACCCAATCTCAAAACTCAATTCTCGATTTCAGCTCCGCTTATTTCCTCGCTGATCTCGTCCACCTTGCCGTGTTTCCTTCTCCCGCCGGCGGAGACTCGCTTTTCGCCGCTCATCACCTCGCCGTGCTTTTCGTTTTCCTCACCTGCCGTTACATGGTTGCTCACGGCGCCTGCGCTCTGCTCGCGCTGCTAGTCGTCGCGGAGGCCACGAGCGCGTGTCAGAACACGTGGACGCTCGCGGATGCGCGTGGGAAAGACGCGCCTCTAGCGGTGAGTTTGCACCGGTTCGTTACGGTGCCGTTTTACGCGTCCTATAGCGTCTGCAGGTGCGTTCTAGCGCCGTTGCTTATCGTTAAGATGACGTGGTTTTACGTCAGCGGAGGCGCTGATGACGTCATACCCAGATGGGTTTGGGTTTCGTGGACCGTTGTTATTGTTACTGCCGTTACCGTTAGTATCCTTTGGATTTGGAATTTGTGGGTACTGTTTTTTCAGGAAAGATATTCCAAATTTACCAAAAAGGTTaggtaa
- a CDS encoding RNI-like superfamily protein (RNI-like superfamily protein; BEST Arabidopsis thaliana protein match is: Ribonuclease inhibitor (TAIR:AT3G26000.1); Has 281 Blast hits to 274 proteins in 65 species: Archae - 0; Bacteria - 0; Metazoa - 155; Fungi - 4; Plants - 111; Viruses - 0; Other Eukaryotes - 11 (source: NCBI BLink).): MEVNYERLRGSYNDYRKLELGLGEFGDDFVGLPDDPFCMNIRSTLNSISDWFHENQIGLVSEDHTLPEDPFCMRVRSTLNTISDWFHENQKEIGVVDQMLFETLSWFYNNDDDDGDDDDDGGGGGEAHDAFELVLPYLELKEILAVEVVCRSLRDSVGKEPFFWTSIDLNDSFLQYRVTDESLLKLTRRALGGVRCLNLGGCVGITDYGLKQVLASNPHLTKLSVSGCLRLSTAGLVSTLRDLKSSNRLGVKSLITGGALYFTKEQFKELNLLLGGDAKVGLQERKKRFYTSCRSEFYLEDDRVTDLEICPWCEKPSLVFDCPADTCPLKGQYPYSKSSCRACVVCIERCHECGSCLNDCENKPFCFAFSCVVCIEKRSNRL, translated from the exons ATGGAGGTTAATTACGAAAGGCTTCGAGGTTCTTATAACGATTACAGAAAATTAGAATTGGGTTTAGGCGAATTTGGGGATGATTTTGTGGGTTTGCCTGATGATCCTTTTTGTATGAACATTAGATCGACTTTGAATTCAATCTCAGATTGGTTTCATGAGAATCAGATTGGTTTAGTCTCAGAAGATCATACTTTGCCTGAGGATCCGTTTTGTATGAGAGTTAGATCGACTTTGAACACAATCTCTGATTGGTTTCATgagaatcagaaagaaattGGTGTTGTTGATCAGATGTTGTTCGAGACTCTAAGTTggttttataataatgatgatgatgatggtgatgatgatgatgatggtggtggtggtggtgaagcTCATGACGCGTTTGAGTTGGTTCTTCCATATCTAGAGTTGAAAGAGATTCTTGCGGTTGAAGTAGTTTGTAGGTCTTTGCGTGATTCGGTTGGAAAGGAACCTTTTTTCTGGACAAGTATTGATCTTAATGACTCATTTCTTCAATATAGAGTTACTGATGAGTCTCTTTTGAAGTTAACACGCCGTGCTCTAGGCGGTGTTCGATGTTTGAATCTTGGAGGATGTGTTGGTATCACTGATTATGGCTTGAAGCAAGTTCTTGCTAGCAATCCACATCTTACTAAG CTGAGTGTATCTGGTTGTCTTAGACTAAGCACAGCAGGACTAGTGTCAACTTTAAGGGACTTAAAATCTTCAAACCGTCTTGGAGTCAAAAGCCTAATCACTGGTGGGGCGTTGTATTTCACAAAGGAGCAGTTTAAAGAGCTCAACTTATTGCTAGGAGGAGATGCTAAAGTGGGTTTacaagagaggaagaagagattctATACGTCTTGTAGATCAGAATTCTATTTAGAGGATGATCGAGTTACTGACCTCGAGATATGCCCCTGGTGTGAGAAACCAAGTCTGGTATTTGATTGTCCAGCAGATACATGTCCATTGAAGGGTCAATATCCTTATTCTAAGTCATCTTGCAGAGCTTGCGTTGTCTGCATAGAACGTTGCCATGAGTGTGGGAGTTGCTTAAATGACTGTGAAAACAAGCCGTTCTGTTTTGCATTCAGCTGTGTGGTATGCATTGAGAAGAGGTCTAACCGCTTATAA